A section of the Myxococcales bacterium genome encodes:
- the recC gene encoding exodeoxyribonuclease V subunit gamma: MIVHRSNRTEVLIQELGALVGGPGLDPFTPETLVVQGRGMERWLSMQLADRLGVWANPKILSLRGLLDMIFKRVLDSEIDPVFDPESLMWSVADVLPGLVGQPGFESIGRFLEADEDGRKRFQLSRQIANTFYQYMTYRPEMIVAWQSPELSQALDPDARWQAQLWRVLIDRLGADHLVGRAGEFVRHLEGAALAADCLPDRISIFGISSLPPLYLDLFSALSNQLELHLFMLSPTREYWADMASPRESRRALRKDESQDATSLHLENHALLASLGRLGRDFQQMLEDEGNYFEHNYVEGDDDLYRDPMDESQSMLRILQSDMLNLRNRSQAAGPDGPDEGLLPLDREDGSIRVHSCHSPMREVEVLREELLACFEALPTLEPQDIVVMTPDIEAYAPYIDAVFGVRSRKADAIAKGEGAIPFRIADRGPLTSDQVVEAFGRGLDFVGGRFSATAALDLLGLACVRERFGFAARDIEIVKSWIVESGIRWGVDGAHRESYDQPGNRENTWRFGLDRLLLGYGVPDDQRSLFRGVRPLDAVEGQGAERLGRMLDYCEFLFAQREKLAAPRSPGQWRDNLLEFLAGLAERDDENSEQHLLLRQVLDAIAKQAANAKFDADVSLATMREQIDRDLGHARTPSGFLAGGVTFCELVPMRSIPFKVVCLLGLNDGAFPRVRQPLGFDLVAKDPRVGDRTTREDDRYLFLEALLAARERLVITFVGQSIKDGSLLPPSVVVDELLDSLSETFAPPDTPQSDHRRAIRDAVLIQHPLQPYSARYFDRERDSRLHAHSALYCEAAEQLAKSLQPDLPFIENELQVSDVEEIELDQLIAFFRHPARHFIRDWMQISFRENTDELALREPFELDALDQFKLGSQLLEWVGSGVSEPEAFALARGSGRLPHGLAGRIVFDDLMRSVVTMADQVQELTGGETRPPVPFSIEVAGTRLIGELPDLAGKGQILSRFAKLGSAAELGAWIRHLVLQVAAADPQAQGFAEIGLDTYLIGRPSKSEPTIARFTRPESPEQTLAHLVGLFLAGRSTPLPLFPRTSRLYAERTFAGKDHDDALNHAKAKYTEDRFAAGEGFDPYNVLAFKGVDPFDPDTELPGDHRFDDLANSVFTPLLAARRDFK; the protein is encoded by the coding sequence CTACCTGGGCTCGTGGGTCAGCCGGGGTTCGAGTCCATCGGCCGTTTCCTCGAGGCGGACGAGGATGGTCGCAAGCGCTTTCAACTCTCACGCCAGATCGCCAACACGTTCTATCAGTACATGACGTATCGCCCGGAAATGATTGTTGCATGGCAGAGCCCCGAACTCAGCCAAGCCCTGGACCCCGACGCTCGCTGGCAGGCACAGTTGTGGCGCGTATTGATCGATCGTTTGGGGGCGGATCATCTCGTGGGCCGAGCCGGCGAATTCGTACGACACCTCGAGGGGGCAGCTCTCGCGGCTGATTGCCTGCCCGATCGGATTTCGATCTTCGGCATCTCCTCTCTTCCACCTTTGTATCTGGATCTCTTCAGCGCGCTCTCGAATCAGTTGGAGCTGCACTTGTTCATGTTGAGTCCGACGCGGGAATACTGGGCCGACATGGCATCGCCCCGAGAGTCGCGACGGGCGCTTCGCAAAGACGAATCTCAGGACGCGACATCGCTGCATCTCGAGAATCATGCCCTGTTGGCGTCTCTCGGTCGGTTGGGTCGCGACTTTCAGCAGATGCTCGAAGACGAAGGCAACTATTTCGAACACAACTACGTCGAAGGGGACGACGATCTATACCGCGACCCAATGGACGAGAGCCAGAGCATGCTCCGGATACTGCAGAGTGACATGTTGAACCTGCGCAATCGCAGCCAGGCCGCTGGGCCCGATGGACCCGATGAAGGCCTGCTTCCCCTGGACCGCGAAGATGGTTCGATCCGCGTCCATTCGTGCCACAGCCCGATGCGCGAGGTCGAAGTGTTGCGCGAAGAACTTCTCGCCTGCTTCGAAGCGCTTCCGACCCTCGAGCCGCAAGATATTGTCGTGATGACCCCCGACATCGAAGCCTATGCTCCCTATATCGATGCCGTTTTCGGGGTGCGGTCTCGCAAAGCGGATGCCATCGCCAAGGGCGAGGGCGCGATTCCGTTTCGAATCGCGGACCGCGGGCCACTCACCAGTGATCAGGTCGTCGAGGCATTCGGGCGCGGACTCGACTTTGTCGGCGGTCGCTTCAGTGCGACGGCCGCTCTCGACCTGCTCGGTCTTGCGTGCGTTCGCGAACGCTTTGGCTTCGCGGCCCGAGACATCGAAATCGTCAAGTCATGGATCGTCGAGTCTGGAATACGTTGGGGGGTCGACGGCGCACACCGAGAATCCTACGACCAACCGGGGAATCGCGAGAACACCTGGCGCTTCGGTCTCGACCGATTGCTGTTGGGGTATGGGGTTCCGGACGATCAGCGAAGTCTGTTTCGGGGGGTTCGTCCCCTCGATGCGGTCGAAGGACAGGGCGCGGAACGCCTGGGGCGAATGTTGGATTATTGCGAGTTCTTGTTTGCCCAGCGTGAGAAGCTCGCAGCGCCGCGCTCTCCCGGGCAGTGGCGTGACAACTTGCTGGAGTTTCTGGCCGGACTCGCGGAGCGCGACGACGAAAATTCCGAGCAACACCTGCTGCTCAGGCAAGTGTTGGACGCGATCGCAAAACAAGCGGCCAATGCGAAATTCGATGCAGATGTTTCCCTCGCAACGATGCGTGAACAAATCGATCGAGACCTTGGCCACGCCCGCACCCCGAGTGGCTTTCTCGCCGGCGGTGTCACGTTTTGCGAACTGGTTCCAATGCGGAGCATTCCGTTCAAGGTCGTCTGTCTGCTCGGTTTGAACGACGGCGCTTTCCCCAGGGTTCGGCAGCCGCTCGGCTTTGATCTTGTCGCGAAGGACCCGCGGGTCGGTGATCGAACCACTCGTGAAGACGACCGCTATTTGTTTCTGGAAGCGTTGCTCGCCGCGCGTGAGCGGCTGGTCATCACCTTCGTAGGGCAGAGCATCAAGGACGGGTCACTCTTGCCGCCTTCGGTCGTGGTCGACGAACTACTCGATTCGTTGAGCGAGACCTTCGCGCCTCCGGACACCCCGCAGAGCGATCACCGCCGCGCAATCCGAGATGCGGTGCTGATTCAACATCCCCTGCAGCCCTACAGCGCCCGCTATTTTGATCGAGAGCGCGATTCCCGTTTGCATGCCCATTCTGCGCTGTATTGCGAAGCGGCCGAGCAGCTCGCGAAATCCCTGCAGCCGGATCTACCTTTCATTGAGAACGAGCTGCAGGTTTCGGATGTCGAAGAGATCGAACTCGATCAGCTGATCGCTTTCTTCCGACACCCCGCACGTCATTTCATTCGCGACTGGATGCAGATTTCGTTTCGCGAAAACACAGATGAACTCGCACTGCGCGAACCCTTCGAACTCGACGCCCTCGACCAGTTCAAGTTGGGAAGTCAACTTCTGGAGTGGGTCGGCTCGGGAGTGTCGGAGCCGGAGGCTTTTGCTCTTGCGCGGGGGAGCGGTCGGCTCCCGCACGGGTTGGCCGGGCGAATCGTCTTCGACGATCTGATGCGCAGCGTCGTGACGATGGCCGATCAAGTGCAAGAATTGACCGGTGGCGAGACCAGGCCTCCAGTTCCGTTTTCGATCGAAGTTGCGGGCACACGCCTGATCGGTGAGTTGCCTGATCTCGCTGGGAAGGGACAGATCCTGTCTCGCTTCGCCAAGCTCGGAAGTGCGGCCGAGCTGGGTGCGTGGATCCGGCATCTGGTTCTTCAGGTCGCGGCTGCGGACCCACAGGCCCAGGGCTTTGCCGAGATTGGGCTCGATACCTATCTCATCGGTCGCCCCAGCAAGAGCGAACCGACCATTGCGCGCTTTACCCGCCCCGAATCCCCCGAGCAGACCTTGGCCCATCTCGTCGGTCTGTTTCTCGCTGGCAGAAGTACGCCGCTGCCTCTGTTTCCGCGAACCTCTCGGCTGTATGCGGAGCGAACCTTCGCAGGCAAAGATCACGATGACGCACTCAACCATGCGAAGGCAAAATACACGGAAGATCGTTTCGCGGCCGGAGAGGGCTTCGATCCCTATAACGTTCTCGCGTTCAAGGGCGTCGACCCCTTCGATCCCGACACCGAACTCCCCGGCGATCATCGCTTCGACGATTTGGCAAACTCGGTGTTCACTCCCCTGCTCGCCGCGCGGAGGGACTTCAAGTGA
- the recB gene encoding exodeoxyribonuclease V subunit beta, with the protein MIRLEPLEIELAGTSLIEASAGTGKTFTIATLYLRLLLERELSVGEILVVTYTRAATAELRDRIRRRIAAALSALANDALETDVVLQSLFAGDNPATKEKLDRSGAVRRLSTALAEFDEAAILTIHGFCQRVLRENAFESRSSFNLELLADQDVLVLEIVGDYWARSIEGEPEAFIRYLANQGTNIQSLVRLAQRASAADAIELVPPSRPMDREHFIALEAAWSGALAEVRRAWEKFGPEVISQLHTAAVAKILKNNSYKPAQILESYSREMDQVLAEFSPGFASDSKTFQRFTQAKLESGTSKGNETPVHRFFEACGDLYDADEALCRVLNAQKIEFERGMIDAVEKESRIRKERMGQQTYDDLLQQLATALDGEGGLVLASRLRKQYRAALVDEFQDTDRLQYRILRSIWHRDAPVSGAAGDSSTLFLIGDPKQAIYSFRGADVYAYLMAKADAGDRCFTLDTNWRSDPSMIRAINTLFNQSASPFGLEGIPFDPVSARPDARDELDGSEIREGTTAALEILFTSREEAELIGKATELTLLSQRVAAQIAELIRGDTTIAGKSVRPDDIAVLCRTNRQTEVICRELRAIGIPAALLGSASVFETEEAREMGTLLAGIVEPGSEPRVRAALATRIFGLRGSALENLQQSVEPGEHRERQEEEWDEWLLCFRRWHKIWLERGFIQMFHQLFREARVHPRLLGLEDGERRLTNFLHLAELLERATLSGHLGQRALLEWLVRARGDRSFRDNAVGGEGELRLESDADAVKVVTLHKSKGLEYPIVYCPFLWVGASLRGDETKWARFHDLERENQIVLDLGSDAKEEHQKLALQEAVAEATRLLYVALTRSKHRCCVVWGNFRKAGASPLAALLHPSAAGEGNPKPTPLAKTNDDEMRAEIQHLIEESQGAIGLRDLGSQPALRQTLPRTSQEFSPTPVSREISTTWRHSSFSALSASDPLDLHSSPGLPRTREEGLDYDAVSGSPALGLQSGVEAEVMLNGFPAGAAVGTMLHSILEQLDFKTSSLTQSRDIVGEALELHGFDSGLHSLLCQALDRIMKTRWSEDGPTLADLPKSGRLDELEFLLPVASRGNDGSRTRGMSVADLAGTFKSHARSDFQKLYAERLEDLRFEPLAGYLKGFIDLVFEWKGRFYLVDYKSNHLGPSPSDYDPAGLEVPMSEHHYVLQYHLYTVALDRYLQLRFEGYDYDEHFGGAYYLFLRGMDPDRAVGSGIYFDRPSRECIEALSKCLAEPVGALK; encoded by the coding sequence GTGATTCGCCTCGAGCCTCTCGAGATCGAACTCGCTGGCACTTCGCTCATCGAGGCGAGTGCGGGCACCGGCAAGACCTTCACGATTGCAACGCTGTATCTCCGGCTGCTGCTCGAGCGCGAACTCTCCGTAGGCGAGATTCTCGTCGTGACCTACACCCGCGCTGCGACGGCGGAGCTGCGAGATCGAATCCGGCGTCGCATCGCAGCTGCGCTCTCCGCCCTGGCGAACGACGCTCTCGAAACGGATGTTGTGCTTCAAAGCCTGTTTGCGGGGGACAACCCGGCCACGAAGGAGAAGCTCGACCGCTCGGGGGCAGTGCGGCGCTTGAGCACAGCCCTGGCTGAATTTGACGAAGCCGCCATCTTGACCATCCACGGTTTTTGTCAGCGCGTTCTGCGAGAGAACGCGTTCGAGAGTCGCTCGAGTTTTAATCTCGAACTGCTGGCCGATCAGGATGTGTTGGTTTTGGAAATAGTCGGCGACTATTGGGCGAGATCGATCGAAGGCGAACCGGAAGCGTTCATACGCTACCTGGCCAATCAGGGCACAAACATCCAGTCGCTGGTGAGGTTGGCGCAGCGCGCAAGTGCAGCGGATGCCATTGAACTGGTTCCCCCGTCGCGGCCCATGGACCGGGAACACTTCATCGCCCTGGAAGCAGCGTGGTCCGGGGCGTTGGCGGAGGTTCGCCGAGCGTGGGAGAAGTTTGGGCCGGAGGTCATTTCGCAGCTCCACACCGCGGCAGTGGCAAAGATACTCAAGAACAATTCCTACAAGCCCGCACAGATTCTCGAGAGCTACTCACGTGAAATGGATCAGGTACTGGCCGAGTTTTCGCCGGGGTTCGCCAGCGACTCGAAGACGTTCCAACGCTTCACTCAAGCCAAGCTCGAAAGCGGTACAAGCAAGGGAAACGAGACTCCCGTGCATCGGTTCTTCGAGGCCTGCGGCGATCTCTACGACGCGGATGAAGCGCTGTGCCGTGTTCTAAATGCACAAAAGATCGAATTCGAGCGCGGCATGATCGACGCTGTGGAAAAGGAAAGTCGAATTCGCAAAGAACGCATGGGCCAGCAGACCTACGACGATCTGCTCCAGCAACTTGCAACTGCCCTCGATGGTGAGGGTGGACTCGTTTTGGCGAGCCGGCTGCGAAAGCAGTATCGAGCCGCATTGGTCGATGAGTTTCAGGACACCGACAGGCTTCAATATCGAATTTTGCGAAGCATCTGGCACCGCGATGCACCTGTGAGTGGCGCTGCCGGTGATTCGTCCACACTCTTCTTGATTGGAGACCCCAAGCAGGCGATCTATTCGTTTCGCGGCGCTGATGTGTACGCCTATCTGATGGCGAAGGCAGACGCGGGCGATCGCTGTTTCACGCTCGACACCAATTGGCGTTCGGACCCGAGCATGATCCGGGCGATCAACACGCTGTTCAATCAGTCGGCCTCCCCCTTTGGTCTCGAGGGAATTCCCTTCGACCCCGTCTCGGCGAGGCCCGATGCGCGGGACGAACTCGACGGTTCCGAGATCAGAGAAGGCACGACTGCCGCGCTCGAGATTCTTTTCACGTCACGCGAGGAAGCGGAGCTGATTGGAAAAGCGACGGAACTCACCTTGCTGTCTCAACGGGTAGCCGCGCAAATAGCCGAACTGATTCGAGGCGACACGACGATTGCAGGAAAGTCAGTGCGTCCCGATGACATCGCAGTTCTCTGCCGAACCAACCGGCAAACCGAAGTGATTTGCCGCGAATTGCGTGCGATCGGAATCCCGGCGGCGCTGTTGGGAAGCGCGAGTGTTTTCGAGACAGAGGAAGCTCGGGAGATGGGGACCTTGCTCGCGGGAATCGTAGAACCGGGTTCGGAACCCAGGGTGCGCGCGGCGCTCGCGACCCGGATCTTCGGATTGAGAGGCAGCGCACTCGAAAATCTTCAACAGTCTGTCGAACCAGGCGAACATCGAGAACGACAAGAAGAAGAATGGGACGAGTGGCTGCTTTGCTTTCGTCGTTGGCACAAGATTTGGCTCGAGCGCGGGTTCATCCAGATGTTTCATCAGCTGTTTCGAGAAGCGCGTGTTCACCCACGGCTGTTGGGCCTCGAAGACGGCGAGCGCCGTCTGACCAATTTTCTCCACCTCGCTGAGCTCCTCGAGCGGGCCACGCTAAGCGGCCATCTAGGTCAACGGGCGTTGCTCGAATGGCTGGTGCGGGCGCGGGGAGACCGTTCTTTTCGGGACAACGCGGTTGGCGGAGAAGGTGAGCTGCGGCTCGAGAGCGACGCCGATGCCGTGAAGGTCGTAACGTTGCACAAGAGCAAGGGGCTCGAGTATCCGATCGTCTACTGCCCGTTTTTGTGGGTCGGTGCGAGTCTGCGCGGAGACGAAACAAAGTGGGCTCGCTTTCACGATCTCGAGCGTGAGAACCAGATCGTGCTGGATCTGGGGTCCGATGCGAAGGAGGAACATCAGAAACTGGCCCTCCAGGAGGCCGTCGCCGAGGCGACCCGTCTTCTCTACGTGGCCCTCACCCGGTCAAAGCACCGCTGCTGCGTGGTCTGGGGAAATTTTCGCAAAGCGGGTGCTTCGCCCCTGGCAGCGTTGCTGCATCCGAGCGCAGCTGGCGAGGGCAATCCGAAGCCGACTCCACTTGCAAAAACAAACGACGATGAGATGCGTGCCGAGATCCAGCATCTGATCGAAGAGTCGCAGGGTGCGATTGGGCTGAGAGATCTGGGCTCGCAGCCCGCGCTGCGACAGACACTGCCGCGCACGTCGCAAGAGTTTTCGCCAACACCCGTGAGCCGAGAGATCTCGACGACCTGGCGGCATTCGAGCTTCTCCGCACTCTCGGCGTCCGATCCGCTCGATCTACACAGCTCGCCCGGACTGCCCCGAACTCGCGAAGAAGGTCTGGACTACGACGCGGTCTCGGGGTCCCCCGCGCTTGGACTGCAGAGCGGAGTCGAGGCAGAGGTCATGTTGAACGGGTTTCCGGCGGGAGCGGCGGTCGGAACCATGTTGCACTCGATCCTGGAACAGCTTGATTTCAAAACTTCTTCGCTCACTCAGTCCCGGGACATCGTCGGCGAAGCACTCGAACTCCACGGCTTTGATTCCGGCCTGCACAGCCTGCTCTGCCAGGCGCTGGATCGGATCATGAAAACGAGATGGAGCGAAGATGGGCCGACCCTTGCGGATCTACCTAAATCCGGGCGGCTCGACGAACTGGAGTTTTTGCTCCCGGTAGCGAGTCGCGGCAACGATGGATCTCGTACGCGAGGGATGTCGGTCGCAGATTTGGCGGGGACCTTCAAGAGCCACGCCCGCAGCGACTTTCAAAAGCTGTACGCCGAACGTCTCGAGGATCTTCGCTTTGAACCCCTCGCGGGCTATCTCAAGGGCTTCATCGATCTC